The following is a genomic window from Pirellulales bacterium.
ACCCAAAACAGTGCGATCACGTACTGGCCAATCTTGATAAGCTCGTCGTGAAACCCACAAACGAATCGGGCGGTTACGGTTTAATGATTGGTCCCAAGGCATCGCTTGCCGAACGCGAAGCGTGCGCTCAACGAATCAAGGAAAAGCCACGCGAGTACATCGCCCAACCCATGCTGGCTCTCTCCCGGGTGCCATCCTTAGTGGACGATCACTTCGAGGGGCGTCACGTGGATTTAAGACCCTACATTTTGTACGGTGAAGATATTTTCGTCCTCCCCGGTGGCCTTACCAGGGTGGCGTTACAACGCGGTTCGTTGGTCGTCAATTCGTCTCAGGGTGGCGGCAGCAAAGATACCTGGGTTTTGCAACCCGAGATGTCACCGCTCCAAACCCAAACACAGCGCATTCTCTCGACAAGTTCCTAATACTTTATCATGTCCCGCGGGCCTACGCGGCGAAACATGGCAAGTTCCAGGCGGATAGAACATGCTCAGCAGAGTGGCCGATTGCGTCTTCTGGATGAGCCGCTACATCGAGCGTGCAGAAAACGCCGCGCGGTTCGTCGATGTCAATCTAAATCTCACCCTCGACCTCGGCGGCACGCTGGCCAACCAATGGGATCCGCTGATTTACACCAGCGGCGATCACGAACAATTCTATCAACGATATGGCACGGCGAATCAAAAAAACGCCGTCGCCATGCTGGCTTTTGACGAGGAAAATCCTAATTCCATCGTTTCCTGTCTGAAGTTTGCCCGCGAAAACGCCCGTACCGTCCGCGAAATCATCGCCGCGCCCGTGTGGGAGGAACTCAACAAGTTTTATCTGCTGGTGAAAGAGGCGGCCCGTAACGGACGAGCCGCCGACAATCCTTTCGAGTTCTTTAACACCGTCAAGAGAAGCGGACAGTTAATCGTGGGCATTATGGAAGCCACCATGTCGCGCGGGGAAGCGTGGCATTTTGCCCAGATGGGCCGCTTGTTGGAACGCGCCGACAAAACTTCCCGTATCTTGGATGTCAAGTATTACATTCTGTTGCCCAGCGTGTCCGATGTGGGCACTCCCACCGACGCCATTCAATGGTCCGCCTTGCTGAAATCCGCCAGCGCCTTGGAAATGTATCGCAAGCGACATGGGCAAATTACTCCGACCGAGGTCGTGGAGTTTTTAATTCTCAACGCCGAATTCCCCAGAGCCCTGCGTTTTTGCTTGCGCGGTGCGGAAGAGTCGTTGCATGCCGTCACCGGCACCGCTCCGACCACCTTTCGCAATCAGGCGGAACGCCGTTTGGGCCAGCTTCGCTCTGAGCTAGATTATGCCCAAATTGGCGACATTATTGAACGTGGGCTGCACGAATTCATCGACAGTTTTCAAAATAATCTAAATCTCGTCGGCGATGCAATTCACACAACTTTTTTCGCACAGCGCACGGTAGCCTCTCCCACTTCAACTCGACATGGAGCCCCTCAATGACTTTTTGCCTTGGTATGAAGGTAGAAAAAGGTCTGGTGGGAATTGCCGATACCCGAATCACTTCCGGGGCGGAATGTATTACCGCTCGGAAGCTTGTCGTGTTTCATCACGCCGGGCACCCACTATTTGTAATGACCTCAGGGCTCCGCAGCGTGCGAGACAAAATTATTACGTACTTCGAGGAAACTCTGGACGAAACCACTTCAGAATTCGATCGTTTGCACAAAGCACTGAATGCTCTTGCTTCCCAAACCCGCCGCGTCGCTGCCGAAGACAAGGAGGCACTGGAAAATAGCAAGCTGCTGTTTAATTTTCACGCCCTGGTTGGCGGTCAGATGAAGCATGATCGCGAACATAAACTGTACCTGCTTTATCCGCAAGGCAATTGGGTGGAAGTTGGCGCAGGAACGCCGTATTGCATTATTGGTGAAACTGGTTACGGAAAACCGATCCTGGACCGAACACTCAAATACTCCGATGGCATGCAACTGGCTCTCAAAGTGGGCACATTGGCCTTCGACAGCACGCGGATCAGCAGCGCCACTGTCGATTTTCCCCTCGACGTTGTTGTGTTTGAAAGCGGCGGTCAAGAGATGTACGAGTATCGATACGAAAAGGCCGACTTGGCGGAAAGCTGCCAATGGTGGCAGGAACGCCTGCGCGCATCGCTCAGCGAATTGCCTTCGCAATGGCTCGAGAAAGCCTTTGCACGCATGGAACGACGACACACCGAAACCATTCCCATCAGTGGGTAAAAGCGATTGCTGAAAAGGGTGCAGGAAGCTCAACTGCAAAGCCGCTCGCTGCTGTTTAGCTTGTCACGATACCAATTCCGATTCCCGTCGTTCTGTGGCCCCGATGCTGTTCCACATTAAACACACCACCCGTTACAACTATAGCCGAACGGTTTTTTGCGATCCTTTCACCGTGCGACTG
Proteins encoded in this region:
- a CDS encoding alpha-E domain-containing protein, encoding MLSRVADCVFWMSRYIERAENAARFVDVNLNLTLDLGGTLANQWDPLIYTSGDHEQFYQRYGTANQKNAVAMLAFDEENPNSIVSCLKFARENARTVREIIAAPVWEELNKFYLLVKEAARNGRAADNPFEFFNTVKRSGQLIVGIMEATMSRGEAWHFAQMGRLLERADKTSRILDVKYYILLPSVSDVGTPTDAIQWSALLKSASALEMYRKRHGQITPTEVVEFLILNAEFPRALRFCLRGAEESLHAVTGTAPTTFRNQAERRLGQLRSELDYAQIGDIIERGLHEFIDSFQNNLNLVGDAIHTTFFAQRTVASPTSTRHGAPQ
- a CDS encoding proteasome-type protease — its product is MKVEKGLVGIADTRITSGAECITARKLVVFHHAGHPLFVMTSGLRSVRDKIITYFEETLDETTSEFDRLHKALNALASQTRRVAAEDKEALENSKLLFNFHALVGGQMKHDREHKLYLLYPQGNWVEVGAGTPYCIIGETGYGKPILDRTLKYSDGMQLALKVGTLAFDSTRISSATVDFPLDVVVFESGGQEMYEYRYEKADLAESCQWWQERLRASLSELPSQWLEKAFARMERRHTETIPISG